In one Luteolibacter arcticus genomic region, the following are encoded:
- a CDS encoding discoidin domain-containing protein, translating into MKTKKTHSPLFRSLAAGALALTALLQAHAVEVSSGGTQSVLEVGYDDDTVSGNTTNFRAKGGKLFIHPNGWSGAGATSDAQRNTIVSLFPAPPIIETTAGTGNGASAYGFYNTYVDNFYSTLDTVCVNNLESQPTAQTTAARNSYAARCSAIAVIASANGYSDSYLTSNPFSSSAFNLLRANILAAGGVATDAPPQYYFDRGAPYRQWTADLLAWTYGNNLRTICLVYARDTGWFYDDTRAYVADLIARGARVTDWTPHQYDSNRDANPFTPIGDEKRASSGNYTALRLAEFEEGFVVDTASTNSTYSNRNPQYLVDGVVTGNYGSIDQLGHYYQFDFGHNRSVSGVGLAFYLGDQRNYTFTVQTSTNGTTWTNRLTNVVSSGESAGLEDFYFAEVTARYVRIVNGGNSANNFLALHEARCLGWRLTRPFFAGITATAPNAQSGYPASNLVDEDGLFSTRCSVESINNYMQIDLGTTRTLTGVTVAVYNGNTRQQSFDVQLSTNGTSWTTVLTGAQTNGVTKWNEDFLFSSGQGARYVRFINKGNTSSNFPNGMSLTRAGAFGSE; encoded by the coding sequence ATGAAAACAAAAAAAACCCATAGTCCGCTGTTCCGCAGCCTCGCTGCGGGCGCCCTCGCACTCACCGCCCTCCTACAGGCCCACGCCGTCGAAGTCAGTTCCGGCGGCACCCAATCCGTCCTTGAGGTCGGCTATGATGACGACACCGTCTCGGGCAACACGACGAACTTCCGAGCCAAGGGCGGCAAGTTGTTTATCCACCCGAACGGCTGGAGTGGCGCGGGCGCGACGTCCGACGCCCAGCGCAACACCATCGTGAGCCTTTTCCCCGCGCCTCCGATCATCGAGACCACGGCGGGCACCGGCAACGGCGCCAGCGCCTACGGCTTCTACAACACCTACGTCGATAATTTTTACAGCACGCTCGACACCGTCTGCGTGAACAATCTCGAGTCGCAGCCCACCGCGCAGACCACCGCGGCGCGGAACTCCTACGCGGCCCGTTGCTCGGCCATCGCCGTCATCGCCTCGGCCAACGGTTACTCGGACAGTTATCTCACCAGCAATCCGTTCTCAAGCTCCGCGTTCAACTTGCTGAGGGCGAACATCCTCGCCGCAGGCGGCGTCGCGACAGACGCCCCGCCGCAGTATTACTTCGACCGTGGAGCCCCTTATCGCCAGTGGACCGCCGATCTCCTCGCTTGGACCTACGGGAACAACCTGCGCACCATCTGCCTCGTTTACGCCCGCGACACCGGCTGGTTCTACGACGACACGCGCGCCTACGTGGCGGACCTCATCGCCCGCGGCGCCCGCGTGACCGACTGGACTCCGCACCAATACGACAGCAACCGCGACGCGAATCCCTTCACCCCGATCGGCGATGAAAAACGCGCCTCCTCCGGCAACTACACGGCACTGCGCCTTGCGGAGTTCGAAGAAGGCTTCGTTGTGGACACGGCTTCCACGAACTCGACCTACTCGAACCGCAATCCCCAGTATCTCGTGGACGGCGTGGTCACGGGGAACTATGGCTCCATCGACCAGCTCGGCCACTACTACCAGTTCGACTTCGGGCACAACCGCTCCGTCAGCGGCGTCGGCCTCGCCTTCTACCTCGGCGACCAGCGGAACTACACCTTCACGGTGCAGACTTCGACGAACGGCACGACCTGGACGAACCGGTTGACCAATGTCGTGAGCTCCGGCGAGAGCGCTGGCCTCGAGGATTTCTACTTCGCCGAGGTCACCGCCCGCTACGTGCGCATCGTCAACGGCGGCAACTCGGCGAACAACTTCCTCGCCCTGCACGAGGCCCGCTGCCTGGGCTGGCGCCTCACCCGGCCCTTCTTCGCGGGCATCACCGCCACCGCGCCCAACGCCCAGTCCGGCTATCCGGCCTCGAACCTCGTAGACGAAGACGGACTTTTCTCCACGCGCTGCTCGGTGGAAAGCATCAACAATTACATGCAGATCGATCTGGGCACAACGAGGACGCTGACTGGCGTGACGGTCGCCGTTTACAACGGCAACACCCGCCAGCAGAGCTTCGACGTGCAGCTTTCCACGAACGGCACGAGTTGGACCACGGTACTCACGGGCGCGCAGACCAACGGCGTCACGAAGTGGAACGAAGACTTCCTCTTCAGTAGCGGCCAGGGCGCCCGTTACGTGCGCTTCATCAACAAGGGCAATACCTCCTCAAACTTCCCGAACGGCATGTCGCTCACCCGCGCCGGCGCATTCGGCTCGGAGTAA
- a CDS encoding sugar phosphate isomerase/epimerase family protein yields MRRFLPSIVTFCLSLTCGPVIAGEAPREWSFFPFDNGVGRGVWPPAVQAETVRSLGYEGIHYNYLDPSDFAAKLTACNSAKVPIRAVYLYTFVDKPAEPYDPRFKEVIRMLKGSETIIWLTLRDGKRGKQDADAAKIVREIAALAAEADLKVSLYPHAGFYVASAEDAVRIADLVDLPNVGVSVNLCHELFAGNSGRLGEVLKAAAPRLNLVSINGASPIPGKGPTAWETLPLGSGSFDTANFLRQLRDIGYRGPVGHQFYAVAGDDREKLSKGITAWKRIKAELLGSGAAVEP; encoded by the coding sequence ATGAGGCGCTTCCTCCCTTCCATTGTGACCTTCTGCCTGTCACTCACCTGCGGCCCCGTCATCGCTGGGGAAGCCCCTCGCGAATGGTCGTTTTTTCCCTTCGACAACGGAGTCGGACGCGGCGTCTGGCCCCCCGCGGTGCAGGCTGAAACCGTAAGATCGCTTGGTTACGAAGGCATTCATTACAACTATCTCGATCCCTCCGACTTCGCCGCCAAATTGACGGCATGCAACAGCGCCAAGGTGCCCATCCGCGCGGTTTACCTCTACACCTTCGTCGATAAACCCGCTGAGCCCTATGACCCCCGTTTCAAGGAGGTGATCCGCATGCTCAAGGGTTCGGAAACCATCATCTGGCTAACCCTGCGCGATGGAAAGCGTGGCAAGCAGGATGCGGACGCCGCGAAAATCGTCCGGGAGATTGCGGCTCTCGCTGCGGAAGCGGACCTCAAGGTTTCGCTCTACCCGCATGCCGGCTTCTACGTCGCCAGCGCGGAGGACGCCGTGCGCATCGCGGATCTCGTCGATCTTCCCAACGTCGGCGTGAGCGTGAATCTCTGCCACGAACTCTTCGCAGGAAACAGCGGTCGGCTTGGCGAAGTGCTCAAGGCCGCCGCCCCCCGTCTGAATCTCGTGTCCATCAACGGCGCCTCGCCCATCCCCGGCAAAGGTCCGACCGCATGGGAGACCTTGCCGCTGGGATCCGGTTCCTTCGACACCGCCAATTTCCTCCGACAGCTCCGCGACATCGGCTACCGGGGGCCGGTCGGCCATCAGTTCTACGCCGTGGCGGGTGACGACAGGGAAAAGCTCTCGAAGGGCATTACGGCGTGGAAGAGGATCAAAGCGGAGTTGCTGGGATCCGGTGCGGCTGTCGAACCCTGA
- a CDS encoding glycosyl hydrolase — protein sequence MLLKTTLVVSSIFAGVNLLLAADPLSSGFATPPRESRPETWFHLIGGNVARPGLTADLEAVADAGLSGIQLFHGQFGGPWPGVTPQIACLSPSWDGMISHTADDCRRLGLSFTMQNCPGWAMSGGPWIKPENSMRDLIFSRTDVVGGNQVSIHLPKPQPSAEDWRDYRDIAVLAFPTPAGDDGTNLVPSAVRGSNEKLPWADLLHGAKGVSIQLAPAANHAWVEVSFATPVTLRSLELPSVEKLARRRNFDPGAAIRVEAVGPNGLVPIARREIPRSNWQDDQPLVLALPDATASTFRFTFENKTALELSSFRLSSAARVDDWHGQAGYVLRSLNRSPPPPQDEASWIAPARVVDLSKHMDSGGKLEWTALAGKWTVVRFGHVNTGARNAPAPKEATGFECDKLSKKGADVHFAGYIGRISAAGGPADAGRLNGMVIDSWECHTQTWTPEMEREFAGLRGYALRPWLPALAGWVIGDHLTSRRFLRDWRATLNDLLVSNYYGRLATLGRERGLKLSFESGPGDVPTGDILQYYGKADIPMCELWHPNDPHWGGLESKPILPAVSAAHIYGKKQVAAEAFTNIDIKWNEHPFMLKHLADRHFAQGLNHLVFHTYTHNPRLDVVPGTSFGAQIGTPFIRGQTWWPHMPEWTRYLSRCQFMLQQGRPVADVLWYLGDDLDHKPRQEQVFPEGIKFDYLNPDVLIHRISVADGVLKSPEGVTWKALWLPGGTRLTLPSLARLHGLVQQGAIVIGLPAFENPSLSGGAADELKFKQIVRKLWGETIAATGDRKLGKGRLLWGDPLASLLEKAGVQPDVTGAGAATWCHRRTDNAEIYFVAADRRFPLNANLRFASQGVPELWNPLLGTGRPADFHQIAGNGTTVHISLPAAGSVFVIFRKEKSNPGFVRMDRDGKTLVDLTDPQRVDKHPPQATQGLKSGEPVQPLVESPPLTAEILDGGQRLLAWQAGDYQLRRGDQFVAKVTVEPLPAVPLTGPWKLSFPPGWDAPERIDLPQLKPWSDLEDPAARAFSGSATYTCEVNLDAPAADTRYLLDLGHVSVIAEVVVNGKLAATLWGPPFRADITTHLTGGANVISIKVTNTWFNRLAYDASLPPDRRKTWTIRAPAATAPLETSGLAGPVVLRSGRLVELPR from the coding sequence ATGCTCTTGAAAACCACTCTCGTCGTTTCATCGATCTTCGCTGGCGTAAACCTCCTGCTGGCGGCCGATCCGCTGTCCTCCGGGTTTGCCACGCCGCCGCGCGAATCGCGGCCGGAGACATGGTTTCACTTGATCGGCGGCAACGTGGCCAGACCCGGACTAACCGCCGACCTGGAGGCGGTCGCCGACGCGGGATTGAGCGGCATCCAGCTCTTCCACGGCCAGTTCGGCGGACCGTGGCCCGGCGTCACGCCGCAGATCGCCTGCCTCAGTCCTTCATGGGACGGCATGATCTCGCACACCGCGGATGATTGCCGCCGCCTTGGCCTGAGCTTCACCATGCAGAATTGTCCGGGATGGGCGATGTCCGGCGGCCCGTGGATCAAGCCTGAAAACTCCATGCGCGACCTGATATTCAGCCGAACGGATGTGGTCGGCGGAAACCAGGTTTCTATCCACTTGCCGAAGCCCCAGCCGAGCGCCGAGGACTGGCGCGACTACCGCGATATTGCGGTGCTCGCGTTTCCCACTCCGGCGGGCGACGACGGGACGAATCTAGTTCCCTCCGCAGTGCGTGGAAGTAACGAAAAGCTGCCTTGGGCGGATTTGTTGCACGGAGCAAAGGGAGTTTCCATTCAGTTGGCGCCCGCGGCAAATCATGCTTGGGTCGAGGTTTCGTTCGCCACACCGGTGACTTTGCGGTCCTTGGAGCTGCCGTCCGTGGAGAAGCTTGCGAGGCGCCGGAACTTCGACCCCGGAGCCGCGATCCGCGTTGAGGCGGTCGGGCCAAACGGACTTGTGCCAATCGCGCGCCGAGAGATTCCTCGCAGCAACTGGCAGGATGATCAACCGCTCGTCCTCGCCCTGCCGGACGCCACCGCCAGCACCTTCCGCTTCACTTTTGAAAACAAGACGGCGCTGGAACTCTCCAGCTTCCGCCTTTCGTCCGCCGCCCGCGTCGATGACTGGCACGGCCAGGCGGGCTACGTGCTGCGGAGTCTGAACCGAAGCCCGCCGCCGCCGCAGGACGAGGCCTCTTGGATCGCCCCCGCCCGTGTGGTCGATCTTTCCAAGCACATGGACTCCGGCGGTAAGCTGGAGTGGACGGCACTGGCGGGAAAATGGACGGTCGTGCGCTTCGGCCACGTCAACACTGGTGCGAGGAACGCCCCCGCGCCGAAGGAGGCCACCGGATTCGAGTGCGACAAGCTTTCGAAAAAAGGGGCAGACGTCCATTTCGCCGGCTACATCGGCCGTATTTCCGCGGCGGGCGGCCCTGCGGATGCGGGACGCTTGAATGGCATGGTGATTGATAGCTGGGAATGCCACACCCAGACGTGGACCCCGGAAATGGAGCGCGAGTTCGCCGGACTGCGGGGATACGCACTCCGACCGTGGCTGCCCGCCCTGGCCGGCTGGGTGATCGGCGACCACCTCACCAGCCGGCGCTTCCTCCGCGACTGGCGCGCCACCCTCAACGACCTGCTCGTTTCCAACTACTACGGACGCCTTGCCACGCTCGGCCGGGAACGCGGGCTGAAGCTTTCCTTCGAATCCGGTCCGGGCGACGTGCCGACCGGCGACATCCTGCAATACTATGGCAAGGCGGACATCCCGATGTGCGAACTCTGGCATCCCAACGACCCGCACTGGGGCGGCCTGGAGTCAAAGCCGATTCTGCCAGCCGTTTCCGCCGCCCATATTTACGGGAAAAAGCAGGTCGCTGCGGAGGCGTTCACCAACATCGACATCAAGTGGAACGAGCACCCCTTCATGTTGAAACACCTGGCGGACCGGCATTTCGCGCAGGGCCTCAATCACCTGGTCTTCCACACCTACACCCACAACCCGCGGCTCGATGTCGTGCCCGGTACCTCCTTTGGGGCGCAGATCGGCACGCCGTTCATTCGCGGCCAGACTTGGTGGCCGCACATGCCGGAATGGACGCGCTACCTCTCCCGCTGCCAGTTCATGCTTCAACAAGGGCGGCCGGTGGCGGACGTGCTCTGGTATCTTGGCGATGACTTGGATCACAAGCCGCGCCAGGAGCAGGTTTTCCCCGAGGGCATCAAGTTCGACTATCTGAATCCCGACGTCCTCATCCACCGCATCAGCGTCGCCGATGGTGTTTTGAAATCTCCCGAAGGCGTCACATGGAAAGCCCTCTGGCTGCCCGGCGGAACCCGGCTCACCTTGCCATCGCTCGCCCGCCTGCACGGCCTCGTCCAACAGGGCGCCATCGTGATCGGCCTCCCCGCGTTTGAAAACCCCTCGCTCAGCGGCGGCGCGGCGGACGAACTGAAATTCAAACAAATCGTCCGGAAACTCTGGGGAGAAACGATAGCCGCGACCGGTGATCGGAAACTCGGCAAGGGCCGCCTCCTCTGGGGCGATCCCCTCGCTTCCCTGCTGGAGAAGGCCGGCGTCCAGCCCGACGTGACCGGCGCGGGTGCCGCCACCTGGTGTCATCGGCGGACGGACAACGCGGAAATTTATTTCGTCGCGGCCGATCGCAGGTTCCCGCTGAACGCCAATCTCCGCTTCGCCAGCCAAGGCGTGCCGGAGTTGTGGAATCCCCTCCTGGGCACCGGCAGGCCTGCGGATTTCCATCAGATCGCGGGGAATGGAACCACAGTCCACATCAGCCTTCCGGCGGCGGGCTCGGTGTTCGTGATTTTCCGCAAGGAGAAGAGCAATCCCGGCTTCGTGCGGATGGATCGGGACGGGAAAACCCTCGTCGATCTGACGGATCCGCAACGCGTGGACAAGCACCCGCCCCAGGCGACCCAGGGATTGAAGTCCGGTGAGCCCGTGCAACCGCTCGTGGAAAGCCCGCCCCTGACTGCGGAAATTCTCGATGGCGGCCAGCGATTGCTCGCCTGGCAGGCCGGCGACTACCAACTCCGGCGTGGCGATCAGTTCGTCGCCAAGGTAACGGTCGAGCCCCTGCCTGCGGTTCCTCTAACGGGCCCGTGGAAATTGTCATTCCCGCCTGGCTGGGATGCTCCCGAGCGGATCGACCTGCCGCAGCTCAAACCTTGGTCAGACCTTGAGGATCCGGCGGCACGCGCCTTTTCCGGTTCCGCGACCTATACCTGCGAAGTGAATCTTGACGCCCCCGCCGCCGACACACGTTACCTGTTGGACCTTGGGCACGTGTCGGTGATCGCCGAAGTCGTGGTCAATGGAAAACTGGCCGCCACCCTGTGGGGACCACCGTTCCGGGCTGACATCACGACCCACCTCACCGGCGGCGCGAATGTGATTTCCATCAAGGTCACCAACACTTGGTTCAACCGTCTCGCCTACGATGCCTCCCTGCCGCCGGACCGGCGCAAGACCTGGACCATCCGCGCCCCGGCCGCCACCGCGCCCTTGGAAACGTCCGGCCTCGCCGGACCGGTGGTGTTGCGCTCAGGCCGGCTTGTCGAGCTGCCCCGCTGA